In the genome of Hymenobacter taeanensis, one region contains:
- the pucL gene encoding factor-independent urate hydroxylase, whose protein sequence is MKLGINAYGKNAVNLSKIIRHADHHEFRQVSVSVLLTGDFDTAHTHGDNSQILPTDTQKNTVYVLAKEHFTGSIEEFGLYLAHYFVTRNPQISKARIAIEEHSWQRMSFNGQPHTHAFTGGSTEKRTTVVTQDADGPVVVSGLKDLLLLKTTDSGFENFLKDEYTVLQETADRILATQCEASWEYTATALDFEALYQQIRTSLLRTFSEHKSLSLQHTLYAIGEKILQEHEVVKDVSMIMPNKHHIPFNLEQFGLENKNEIFVATDAPFGYITGTVVRD, encoded by the coding sequence ATGAAATTAGGAATCAATGCGTACGGCAAAAATGCAGTTAATCTATCCAAAATTATCCGACATGCCGACCATCACGAATTTCGGCAAGTGTCGGTGAGCGTGCTGCTAACCGGCGACTTTGATACGGCCCATACCCACGGCGACAACTCTCAGATTCTGCCTACCGATACCCAGAAAAATACGGTGTATGTGCTGGCCAAAGAGCACTTCACGGGCAGCATTGAAGAGTTCGGGCTGTACTTGGCGCATTACTTCGTGACCCGTAACCCCCAGATCAGTAAGGCGCGCATTGCCATTGAGGAGCACAGCTGGCAGCGCATGAGCTTCAATGGGCAGCCGCACACCCACGCCTTCACGGGCGGCAGCACCGAAAAGCGCACCACGGTAGTTACCCAGGATGCTGATGGTCCGGTGGTGGTATCGGGCCTCAAAGACCTGCTGCTGCTCAAAACCACAGATTCCGGCTTCGAAAACTTCCTCAAGGATGAATACACGGTGCTGCAGGAAACTGCGGACCGGATACTGGCGACCCAATGCGAAGCCAGCTGGGAATACACGGCCACTGCCCTGGATTTTGAGGCTCTGTACCAGCAAATCCGGACCTCCCTGCTTCGCACTTTCTCGGAGCACAAAAGCCTCTCCCTGCAGCACACTCTATACGCTATAGGCGAGAAGATTCTGCAGGAGCATGAGGTAGTGAAAGACGTTAGTATGATCATGCCTAACAAGCACCATATTCCCTTCAATCTGGAGCAGTTTGGGCTGGAGAACAAGAATGAAATCTTCGTGGCCACCGATGCCCCCTTCGGCTACATTACGGGCACCGTAGTGCGCGACTAG
- the greA gene encoding transcription elongation factor GreA, with the protein MSTINYYTPEGLQKLKDELQDLKIRGRAKAAEDLREARDKGDLSENAEYDAAKEAQGLLELKISKLEEIVGNARILDETNLDLTKVLIMSKVKLKNLKNNMVLDYTLVAEEEANLAAGKISVKSPIGKGLLGLSAGDTAEITVPAGKLQFQILEISR; encoded by the coding sequence ATGTCTACTATCAACTACTACACTCCGGAAGGTCTTCAGAAGCTGAAGGATGAGCTGCAGGACCTCAAAATCCGCGGCCGCGCCAAGGCTGCCGAGGATCTGCGCGAAGCCCGCGACAAAGGCGACCTGAGCGAAAATGCGGAGTACGACGCGGCCAAGGAAGCGCAGGGTTTGCTGGAACTCAAGATTTCCAAGCTGGAAGAAATCGTGGGCAATGCCCGCATCCTCGACGAAACGAACCTGGACCTCACCAAGGTGCTCATTATGAGCAAGGTGAAGCTGAAGAACCTGAAGAATAACATGGTCCTCGACTACACCCTCGTAGCCGAAGAGGAGGCCAACCTGGCTGCCGGTAAAATCTCAGTGAAGTCGCCAATCGGCAAGGGCCTGCTGGGCCTATCGGCCGGCGATACGGCCGAAATCACGGTGCCTGCGGGCAAGCTGCAGTTCCAGATTCTGGAAATCAGCCGGTAA
- a CDS encoding nuclease A inhibitor family protein, translated as MPSIFSRIVSGELPAFKVAEDEHHLAFLDITPLVEGHTLVIPKKEVDYIFDLPPAELAALHQFAQRVAKGVKAAVTCRRIGVAVIGLEVPHAHIHLIPMNNVSDMNFANPKIKVAEARMKELAAAISAQVPGGATEAPIAALDTKGGRETQEANKPAATAATTQDQGAALGQLQQMTKGLYFMSEADAPLEAVSFPAPDGNLTDEALANLAGQPADTKVEKQELTYFLRNHTADNGVLGDPALANRFKALQMFLKQELEDVQVYRFGSGPQVPVLALGKTEDGQLAGFKTVLTET; from the coding sequence ATGCCTTCTATTTTCTCCCGTATAGTTTCCGGCGAGCTGCCCGCCTTTAAAGTGGCCGAGGACGAGCACCATTTGGCTTTCCTGGACATTACGCCATTGGTAGAGGGCCATACGCTGGTAATTCCAAAGAAGGAAGTAGATTACATTTTTGATCTTCCCCCCGCCGAGCTGGCCGCGCTGCACCAGTTTGCCCAGCGGGTGGCCAAAGGCGTGAAGGCCGCCGTAACGTGCCGGCGCATTGGGGTGGCCGTGATAGGCCTGGAGGTGCCGCACGCGCACATCCACCTCATTCCGATGAATAATGTGTCGGACATGAACTTCGCCAACCCCAAGATTAAGGTGGCCGAAGCGCGCATGAAAGAACTGGCCGCCGCTATTAGCGCCCAGGTGCCCGGCGGCGCAACGGAGGCGCCTATTGCGGCGCTGGATACCAAAGGTGGCCGCGAAACGCAGGAAGCTAACAAGCCAGCTGCCACCGCAGCAACCACCCAGGACCAAGGAGCAGCTCTAGGCCAGTTGCAGCAAATGACCAAGGGCCTGTATTTTATGAGTGAGGCAGATGCGCCGCTGGAGGCCGTGAGCTTTCCCGCGCCTGACGGTAACCTGACGGATGAGGCGCTGGCCAACTTAGCCGGGCAACCCGCAGATACAAAAGTTGAAAAGCAGGAACTGACCTACTTCCTGCGCAACCACACCGCCGACAACGGCGTGCTCGGCGACCCGGCGTTGGCAAACCGCTTCAAGGCGCTCCAAATGTTTCTGAAGCAGGAGCTGGAAGACGTGCAGGTATACCGCTTCGGCAGCGGCCCGCAGGTACCCGTGCTGGCCTTGGGCAAAACCGAGGATGGCCAGCTGGCAGGTTTCAAAACCGTGCTGACGGAAACCTAG
- a CDS encoding AI-2E family transporter: MPAAPPDNIYTPRQQYVLLIVCLVALATLILLGLGSYTTAFLGAGILFVVFRPWFNALVHRRRWNRQVVSIGLLVFAFVVIILPFSALSLMLVDRIRHYGQDTSQIMAVLHTIEQKTGYRFSTEPNVRSLLQQSVSWISQRLPSLASGLLHFTVVIGLMLFTLYFMFTQEAGFLRGLRRYLPFRTNTLHELGESLRNTVNANVLGQALISLVQATLTGLALWFFQVPDALFWGVVAFFMAFIPVLGTPLVWGPAAIIKLTQGHTGQGVGILIVGLVVIMNIDNLLRIVLARRIGNIHPLITLAGVVLGVEIFGILGLVLGPLLLSYFIVLMQVFERENRLHPKLKAKRTHTLPHTDPAADENTAAPAAT; the protein is encoded by the coding sequence ATGCCCGCTGCTCCCCCCGACAACATCTACACCCCGCGTCAGCAGTATGTTCTCCTGATTGTGTGTTTGGTGGCACTGGCTACGCTTATTCTGCTTGGCTTAGGGAGCTATACTACTGCTTTCCTGGGCGCGGGCATTCTGTTTGTGGTGTTTCGGCCGTGGTTCAATGCCCTTGTGCACCGCCGCCGCTGGAACCGCCAGGTAGTATCTATCGGGCTGCTCGTTTTTGCTTTTGTAGTTATCATCCTCCCCTTCTCGGCGCTCAGCCTGATGCTCGTAGACCGCATTCGGCACTACGGGCAGGACACCAGCCAGATCATGGCCGTTCTGCACACCATTGAGCAAAAAACCGGCTACCGGTTCTCCACTGAGCCCAATGTGCGGTCGTTGTTGCAGCAGAGCGTAAGCTGGATCAGTCAGCGGCTTCCTTCGCTGGCCAGTGGCCTCCTGCATTTTACCGTAGTTATTGGCCTGATGCTGTTTACCCTGTACTTCATGTTCACGCAGGAAGCGGGTTTCCTGCGCGGGCTGCGGCGCTACCTGCCGTTCCGCACCAATACCCTGCATGAGCTAGGCGAGTCGCTGAGAAACACGGTGAATGCCAATGTGCTGGGGCAGGCGCTTATTTCACTGGTGCAGGCCACCCTCACCGGCTTGGCCCTCTGGTTTTTTCAGGTTCCCGATGCGCTGTTTTGGGGCGTAGTGGCTTTTTTCATGGCCTTTATTCCCGTGCTTGGTACGCCCCTGGTTTGGGGACCGGCAGCCATTATCAAGCTCACCCAGGGGCACACGGGCCAGGGTGTGGGCATCCTCATTGTGGGCCTGGTAGTTATCATGAATATTGACAATCTCCTGCGCATTGTGCTGGCCAGGCGCATCGGCAATATCCACCCCCTCATTACTCTGGCCGGCGTAGTGCTGGGCGTGGAAATATTCGGCATTCTAGGCCTTGTGCTAGGCCCCCTGCTGCTCTCCTACTTCATTGTACTAATGCAGGTGTTTGAACGCGAAAACCGCCTGCACCCCAAACTCAAGGCCAAACGCACCCATACCCTACCCCACACTGACCCCGCCGCCGACGAGAATACGGCCGCACCCGCTGCTACCTAG